The genomic DNA GCAACGACCTGACGCCAGGGAAGAAGGACGACCAGGAGCAGGAGCCGGACCCCATCGCCCTGGAGACACGGCAAGGCTGGGACGTCTTCATCCGCCACGTGAACGTCGACCAGATCTCAAACATCTATCCCCGCTTCCTCTACATGGAGCGCGATGAAATCATGGAGGAGCAGCGCTATGTCTTCCAGGTCAACTACTCCAACGGCAACCCTGCGGACATCATCGGCCTGGAGGGTACGAACATCACCAGCCCGGACGCCTTCCACAAGTCACTGCTCAACAAGTCCCGCGGCGGCACCTTCGACGGGGATCCGCGCCAGCTCAAATTTCTGCGCGACGGCTGGCTCAACTCCAAGATGCTGACCGTCACCTCCATCCCGTTCGTGGGCTACGACCGCGACTCCAAGGCATACGTCTACCAGCAGGCTGCCTACTTCAACGGCCGCGAGATCACGCTGAACCGCGATGGCTATTTTCAGGTCGGCAAGACCGGCATCAAGACCAGCCTCAACGGCGTGTCCATCACCACGGATGGAGATTTCTCGCCGGACTGGCTCGACAACTTCCACCGCGCGTTCCACTGGCAGGGCCTCGCCCTGCTGGCGTTCTGGCTGGGCAGCCTCTTTGCCCAGCAGATCCGCGCCATCCACAAGAGCTGGCCCTTTTGCGAGTTCACGGGCGAACCCGGCGCGGGCAAGTCCACGGTCCTCGAGTTCCTTTGGAAACTCATCGGCCGCGACGACTATGAAGGCTTCGACGTCATGAAGGCCACCACGGCGGGACGGCGGCGCGCGTTCAACCAAGTCTCGAACATGCCGGTGGTCATCATCGAGTCCGACCGCGACAACGGCGACAAGGACGCCAAGGCCAAGCAATTCGACTTCGACCTGTGCAAGCCGTTCTTCAACGGCCGCGGCACCGGCACCCTGGGCGTGGCCCGGCGTAACAACGACGTGGAGGAGAGCCTCTTCCAGGCCGCGCTCGTCATCAGCCAGAACGCCGAGGTCGACGGGTCCGAGGCGCTGCTGCAACGCATCGTCCACTTCCACGTGGACAAGCGCCACCACGGGCCGGACTCGCGCGAGGTGGCCCGCTGGTTCGAGAGACAGACCAGCTCCACGGTGGGCGGCTTCCTGCGCACCGCCCTGCGCAACGAGCGGCGGATCCTCCAGGTCTACGAGGAAGCCTTCCATAAATACGAGGCCCTCTTTGCCCGGAGCGAGAAGATCCGCAACGAGCGCATCGTGAAGAACCACGCCCAGGTCGCAGCATTCGGCGATGCCCTGGGCGTGATCTTCCCGGCAATGACCGCCGAGCGCCAGGACAAGCTGGCAGCCTACATTCTGGCGCGGGCCGAGACCAGGGAGCAGCGCCTCGCCCATGACCACCCCATCGTCGAGCAGTTCTGGGAGAGCTACCACTACCTGAACAGCCAGCACGACACCAAAGTCGACGGCTTCCTCAACCACGCCAACGACGACGGGATCCTGGCCATCAACCTGCAGCAGTACCGCGAGATGTGCCAGAAGCACGGCCAGGAGCTGCCGGACTTGAAACTGCTCAAGAAGCTGCTGCCCCAGGGCAAGCGCCACAAGTTTGTCGAGGCCGGCCGCAATGTCTCCAGCAGACACATGACCAGGACCGACGCCATGGGCCGGGAAGTGCCCAGGGCGATCCGCTGTTGGATTTTCCAAAAATAGGAGGAGCAAGTGGACACGAGCATGAATGCCGCCATTGAGCCGAAGGCCCGCATGGGCGCGAGCCGGATCCCTGGCGGGCTCAACCGTAAGAGGCCCCGCTGCATTACCCAGCGCTGTCCGAGCAGGACCAGATGCCAGTGCCCGGAGTTCGACGGGCCACCGCGCGATTACTCGATCAACCTCGGCGCGTGCCAGTTCTGCGGATACTTCAAGATCAAGGAGGAAGACCAATGAAGATCGCAACCCGCCTGCTGTCCATGGCCATGCTCCTGTGCGTCCTCGCCTGGGCCCCGTTCTACCGGCTGGTCATGTCCATCCGCGACGGGATCTCGCTCACATGGATGGACTGGCAGGAGGACCTGGAGGTGTTCCGCAAACTGTGGCGGGAGGCATAGCCATGGCCAGCCACGATGTCCGCACCCGCCTCGAGGCCGTTTCCCAGGAGCTCAGTGAGCTGGTCTCCGAGTGCATGGATTCTCCGGTGCGCGTCGAGGGGACAGGCAAATTGAGCATGGCCAACTTCTTCGCCCGGCAGGCCCTGGAGGCCATGACGGCCCGGCCGGTCATCCCCCGCGGCGGCTTGGACCGAAGCCTCCCGGGCGGGGATCGGTAGGATGGGAATGATGATCACGCAGGAAGTTTTAGACGCATGCTGCGGCGGACGCATGTTCCACTTTGACAAAAACAATCCTCAAGTCCTGTTCGCAGACATCCGGCAAGAAGATTGCCGACTCTGTGATGGCCGGTAGTTCACAGTTTCGCCGGACACTATTGAGGACTTTCGGGACATGTCTTTCGACGACGAGGCCTTCAACCTCATTATATTCGACCCGCCTCACCTTGTCCGCGCGGGAGACAATTCGTGGATGAAGGCCAAGTATGGGCGGCTCGACCGCGACAACTGGAAGGATGATCTCCAGAAGGGTTTCGCCGAATGCTGGCGCTGCCTCAAACCGGGAGGGACTCTGATTTTCAAGTGGAACGAAACGCAGATCAAAATAGGAGAGCTTCGCCCCTGCTTCCCAGCCACCCCGCTGTGTGGCCACACGACAACCCACAACCTGAAAACGCACTGGGTAGTTTTCTACAAGGCAGCATAGGTCTGGCTATCCGCAATGGAGTGACAATGAGCGACTACATCATCGAATGCAGAAAGACTCTCCGGGGGCAACTCCGGGAGATACAGGACGAAAACGGGGACTACCCAGGTATTACCGTCACCTGTCCGTGTGGACGCACCCTCGCCATGTTCAGGGCGTTCCGGTGTTTCCATTGCGGGATTTGGTTTTGCTCGTCCTGCGCAAAAGAACACTTCGGCCCGGACACGTCTGAACACGCTGACCCGTTCAAGACTGGCCGAGTCGTCAACTCATAGGGAAGAGGTAGGCCATGTTTAACCGCCCATGCCCGTTCTGCAAATCCGACAAGGTTACGGCTGTAGGCCGCGATACATCGGCAGAGGTCGCCTATTACACTACCCGCAAACCGAAGATCCAAATCCATTGCACCAACTGCCGCGCCCGTGGGCCGATTGCCCGAACAGAGGCAGAGGCGTGGGACGCATGGAATGGCAAAAAGAAAGCAGACCTTCCGCTGATGTATATGGCCGGGGAGGTGGTGGCGTGACCTACCGAGCAGACGAGATCCAGCGACAGGAGTTCCTCATGCGCGCCAAGCCCGGCCTCTATTATGATTTGGTGGTGTGCCCTCGGTGTTGTGGCCACGGCCAGGAGCCTGCCGGCTTCCATGGGGATGACACGGTACCGTGCCGGGCCTGTGGCGGGCACAGGGTCGTGCAGCGCCGGGTGAGCGTGCGGGTTGACGACGTGCCCGTGGGCTCCCGGTTCCCCAGATAGCTTTCCCTCAACCCCCTGGCCCTGCCGCCGTCCTGGTTCCTCCGTGCCAGGGCGGCGGCTTCATAGGATAATACAAATGGAAAAGACATTCGCACGGCAACTGGACAAATCCCGGCTTGATTGCGTCGTCAAGACGTTGAAGCGGCGGACAGGGATTCCCTTCTCTCCGCAGGACATCCTGGACATGTTCCACGACATAGACATCGCCCTCGGCCATGCCGAGGAAGGAACCCTGCCCGACCACTGGGTCGTGGAGCACTTCTGGGATCTGGTGGAGGAAATAGGGCTGGACAAGCTGGACCACTCGCCGAAGCCGGACATGGTGGCCATCAACCTGCGCGAGTTCCGGGAGGCGTGCTGGGAACGGGTCTTGCCCGAGCCGAGCTTCAGGATGCTGACCCACTACCTGCCCACGTCATCAACACGGTATAC from Pseudodesulfovibrio aespoeensis Aspo-2 includes the following:
- a CDS encoding toprim domain-containing protein, yielding MTSFRQDIGAEDVVRVLLNDTTYEFKREGGFLRKGVCPSCGKRELFVGTDHPWVVQCGRLNKCGWSSSTRELLPDLFAEFSKRYPPTEQDRNATASAYLGMDRGFDLSKIRGWYEQGAHQFPRSNDFAPTVRFYLDREAGVYWERFIDIRPKDGRKAHFQGSYRGMAWTPPNFELQDGDRCFLVEGCFHAIALAHIDIKAAACLSCVNYPAKLIETNKGKGVTWVIALDGDPAGRRDARKHAAALQQAGEKYEVLILPDNGMDWDDYYRAGKLTKAFIQQRLYHGKLFMAESVEEKAYHYYIHTHYRTFILDFRSALYSVEINTTSLRNDLTPGKKDDQEQEPDPIALETRQGWDVFIRHVNVDQISNIYPRFLYMERDEIMEEQRYVFQVNYSNGNPADIIGLEGTNITSPDAFHKSLLNKSRGGTFDGDPRQLKFLRDGWLNSKMLTVTSIPFVGYDRDSKAYVYQQAAYFNGREITLNRDGYFQVGKTGIKTSLNGVSITTDGDFSPDWLDNFHRAFHWQGLALLAFWLGSLFAQQIRAIHKSWPFCEFTGEPGAGKSTVLEFLWKLIGRDDYEGFDVMKATTAGRRRAFNQVSNMPVVIIESDRDNGDKDAKAKQFDFDLCKPFFNGRGTGTLGVARRNNDVEESLFQAALVISQNAEVDGSEALLQRIVHFHVDKRHHGPDSREVARWFERQTSSTVGGFLRTALRNERRILQVYEEAFHKYEALFARSEKIRNERIVKNHAQVAAFGDALGVIFPAMTAERQDKLAAYILARAETREQRLAHDHPIVEQFWESYHYLNSQHDTKVDGFLNHANDDGILAINLQQYREMCQKHGQELPDLKLLKKLLPQGKRHKFVEAGRNVSSRHMTRTDAMGREVPRAIRCWIFQK
- a CDS encoding Lar family restriction alleviation protein, translating into MFNRPCPFCKSDKVTAVGRDTSAEVAYYTTRKPKIQIHCTNCRARGPIARTEAEAWDAWNGKKKADLPLMYMAGEVVA